Within the Candidatus Rokuibacteriota bacterium genome, the region GCGGGGGCGGCGCGCGACCGGGCGGCGGCCACGGCGGACGGCCCGGCGGCGGGCGCCCCGCCGGCCGAGGTCGCTGACGCAATTTCTCCCTCTCCCTCCGGGGAGGGAGAGGGCCGCAGTTCGAGCTAAGCCGCTGCCTAAGCGGGGAGGCGAGGGCTGAGAGGGTGAGGGTGGCGGCAAACTTGATTGAGCTCTCGCTGCCTCGCGCGGAGCGCGCGCTCGCCGCCGTGCTCGGAGGGCCGTGGCGCGACCTCCTGTACGTCCCCGGGCCCGATTTCACATCAGCTCTTGAGCCCGGCCTCTTTCGCAGCGCCTTCGTGGTCGTCCCGGCCGACGGTCCCGCCATCCGCATCTCCTCGAGCGTCATGCCCGCCTTCGGCATCGAGCTGTGCCGCCTCCAGCTCGAGGCGCTGCCGGACTATCGCGCCGAGATGCTCGGCTCTTTCTTCGATCCGGAGCGCCGCGGGCGGATCTTCGTGATGTCGAAGGAGCGCGAGGGCCTGTCCGCGCAGCCGGCCGAGCGGGAGGGCTGGAGCTATGCCGGGCGTTCGCTCGGCGAGCGACTGGGCCGGGTCGAGCGCGTCAGGCTGATCCGAGAGCGCGTGGCGGCGAAGCTCGACGGCCAGGCGGTAGGGTGGACGGCCGATCGCGGGCTGGTCCTCGACATCCCCGGGAGCGAGCCCTGCCTGCTGCTCGCCTCGGCCGAGAGCGCCGAGCAGGCCCTCTTCCTCCCGGTGCCCCGCCTCTATCGTGCGCTTCTGGCTTCGACGACGGCCGCGCCCGGGGCGACGGCACGCGAGCTCCTGGGCTACGGCGAGTGGCCGGAAGACTTCGAGCTGGCGCTCGAGACGCTCGCGCTCAGCAGCCCCGGGCTCTAGCCCAATGCGCTACATCATGCCCTGCCTGCTGCCGTCGCCGATCGGGGACTATCAGCGAGAGCTGGTCGACGTCATCGCAGCACGCTTCGGGCTGACCTTCACCCAGCGACAGGCGATCCCCGCGCACTTCACCCTCAAGTACCACTTCACGACCCCGGAGATCGGGCAGATCGAAACGCTGCTTGACGACTTCGTTCGGAGGCAACGCAGGACGCCCACTATCGTAGGAGGTTTCGGGCACTTCCTCGAAGACGTCATTTTCGTCGAGGTCGAGCTCTCGCCCTCCGCACAGCGTGTCCTCGAGGCGCTGGTTTCAGCCTTGAGGACGCTTCCATGGATGTCCTGGGACCAGTTCGATGCCGAGAACCTGCGCCCCCACATGACGATCGCCGAGCGGTGTCGGCCCCGCTTCCACGAGGTCTGGGAGTTCCTCAAGCCGCGCGAGCGTCGCTTCACGGCGTGGTTCGACAACATCACTATTCTCAAGAAGGTGGGGGCGGCGGACGATATGGACCTGTGGGCCGTCCACAGGAGGTTCGACCTAGGCGACTAAACGGCGGGGGGGGGACTCTCAGGCTGCTGTTAGAACCGGCGGCGGCCGCCGAGGGACTTCTTGCGGAGGCGGAGCGACTTCGGCGTGATCTCGAGGAGCTCGTCCTCGCGGATCCACTCAAGCGACTGCTCGAGGTTCATCAGGTGGGGCGGTGTCAGGCGCACGCCCTCGTCCGAGGTGGACGCCCGCATGTTGGTCAGCTTCTTTTCCTTGGTGATGTTGACGTCGAGGTCGCTATCGCGGTTGTGCTCGCCGACGACCTGTCCCTCGTACACCGATTCCCCCGGCCCGACGAAAAGCACGCCGCGCGGCTGGAGATGATCGATGGCGTACGCGGTCGTCCTGTTCGTGCGATCGGAGACGAGCGCGCCGTTGGCCCGGTGGGGGATGTCGCCCTGCCACTCGGCATAGCCGTCGAAGAGGTGGTTCAGCAGCCCCGTGCCCCGGGTGTCCGTGAGGAACTCGGAGCGGTAGCCGATGAGGCCGCGCGAGGGCAGGCGGTACTCGAGCCGCACGCGCCCGGTGCCGTGATTGACCATCTTGGTCATCTGGCCCTTGCGGGGCCCGAGCTTCTGCGTCACCGCGCCGATGAACTCCTCGGGGATGTCCACCACGAGGTGTTCCATCGGCTCGAGCGTCTGGCCCTTCTCTTCCTTCGTGATGATCTGGGGCTTGCTCACTTCCAGCTCGAAGTCCTCGCGCCGGATCATCTCGATCAGGATGGCGAGCTGCAACTCGCCCCGCCCAGACACCCTGAACGTATCGGGCGAGTCGGTCTCCTCGACGCGGATGCCGACGTTGGTCCGCCGCTCCTTCCAGAGCCGGTCGCGCAGCTGGGTGGACGTGACGAACCTGCCCTCACGCCCG harbors:
- a CDS encoding 2'-5' RNA ligase family protein, whose amino-acid sequence is MRYIMPCLLPSPIGDYQRELVDVIAARFGLTFTQRQAIPAHFTLKYHFTTPEIGQIETLLDDFVRRQRRTPTIVGGFGHFLEDVIFVEVELSPSAQRVLEALVSALRTLPWMSWDQFDAENLRPHMTIAERCRPRFHEVWEFLKPRERRFTAWFDNITILKKVGAADDMDLWAVHRRFDLGD